From Carassius gibelio isolate Cgi1373 ecotype wild population from Czech Republic chromosome B21, carGib1.2-hapl.c, whole genome shotgun sequence, the proteins below share one genomic window:
- the LOC127986210 gene encoding septin-8-A-like isoform X1, with the protein MAATDVDIFSNEEKRNLSLGGHVGFDSLPDQLVSKSVTQGFCFNILCVGETGIGKSTLMNTLFNTMFEDEEASHYQNGVYLRPRTYDLQESNVHLKLTIVDTVGFGDQINKDESYKPIVDYIDTQFENYLQEELKIKRCLFNYHDTRIHICLYFIAPTGHSLKSLDLVTMKKLDSKVNIIPIIAKADTISKSELHKFKIKIMSELVSNGVQIYQFPTDDGAVTEINSSMNAHLPFAVVGSVEEVKVGNKAVRARQYPWGVVQVENESHCDFVKLREMLIRVNMEDLREQTHARHYELYRRCKLEEMGFKDTDPDCQPFSLQETYEAKRKEFLGDLQKKEEEMRQMFVNKVKETEGELKEKERELHEQFEQLKRIHQEEKRKVEEKRRELEEEMNAFNRRKVAAETLSLSQPLKKDKDKKNRSVTTENQSGVSFSSSKVMMAKANMEPLNCQSWWQAVQCCSCVVHSDAWRKGLF; encoded by the exons aatgaagaaaagagaaacctcAGCCTCGGCGGTCATGTTGGCTTTGACAGTCTGCCCGATCAGCTGGTCAGTAAATCAGTGACTCAGGGTTTCTGCTTCAACATCCTCTGTGTGG GTGAGACGGGCATCGGTAAGTCCACATTAATGAACACCCTTTTCAACACCATGTTTGAAGACGAGGAGGCCAGCCATTACCAAAACGGTGTTTACCTGCGGCCCCGAACATACGACTTGCAAGAGAGCAACGTCCACCTGAAACTGACCATCGTCGACACGGTGGGCTTCGGGGACCAGATCAACAAAGACGAAAG CTATAAACCCATTGTGGACTATATCGACACACAGTTTGAAAACTACCTGCAGGAAGAGCTGAAAATAAAGCGTTGTCTATTCAATTACCACGACACCAGAATCCACATCTGCCTCTACTTCATCGCTCCTACGGGACACTCGCTCAAGTCCTTGGACTTAGTCACCATGAAGAAGCTGGACAGCAAG GTGAACATCATCCCTATTATTGCTAAAGCTGACACGATTTCCAAGAGCGAGCTGCACAAGTTCAAGATCAAGATCATGAGCGAGCTGGTGAGCAACGGAGTTCAGATCTACCAGTTTCCCACAGACGACGGAGCAGTGACCGAAATCAACTCCTCTATGAAC GCCCATCTTCCCTTTGCTGTGGTGGGCAGCGTGGAGGAGGTGAAGGTGGGGAACAAGGCGGTGAGGGCCAGGCAGTATCCCTGGGGGGTCGTTCAAG TGGAGAACGAGAGTCACTGTGATTTCGTTAAACTGCGGGAGATGTTGATCCGAGTGAACATGGAGGATCTGCGAGAACAGACTCACGCCAGACACTACGAGCTCTACAGACGCTGCAAACTAGAGGAGATGGGCTTCAAAGACACCGACCCAGACTGCCAGCCTTTCAG TCTACAGGAGACGTATGAAGCCAAAAGGAAGGAGTTTCTTGGAGACCTGCAGAAGAAGGAAGAGGAGATGCGGCAGATGTTTGTGAACAAAGTGAAGGAGACGGAGGGCGAGCTgaaggagaaggagagagag TTACACGAGCAGTTCGAGCAGCTGAAGCGCATACACcaggaggagaagaggaaggtGGAGGAGAAGAGACGGGAGCTGGAGGAGGAGATGAATGCCTTCAACCGCAGGAAGGTGGCCGCCGAGACCCTCTCGCTCTCACAGCCCCTCAAGAAGGACAAAGACAAGAAGAA CAGGTCGGTAACAACAGAGAACCAATCAGGCGTCAGCTTCTCCAGCTCCAAAGTGATGATGGCCAAAGCCAATATGGAGCCCTTGAACTGCCAGAGCTGGTGGCAGGCCGTGCAGTGCTGCAGCTGTGTGGTCCACAGCGACGCCTGGAGGAAGGGTCTCTTCTGA
- the LOC127986210 gene encoding septin-8-A-like isoform X3, which translates to MAATDVDIFSNEEKRNLSLGGHVGFDSLPDQLVSKSVTQGFCFNILCVGETGIGKSTLMNTLFNTMFEDEEASHYQNGVYLRPRTYDLQESNVHLKLTIVDTVGFGDQINKDESYKPIVDYIDTQFENYLQEELKIKRCLFNYHDTRIHICLYFIAPTGHSLKSLDLVTMKKLDSKVNIIPIIAKADTISKSELHKFKIKIMSELVSNGVQIYQFPTDDGAVTEINSSMNAHLPFAVVGSVEEVKVGNKAVRARQYPWGVVQVENESHCDFVKLREMLIRVNMEDLREQTHARHYELYRRCKLEEMGFKDTDPDCQPFSLQETYEAKRKEFLGDLQKKEEEMRQMFVNKVKETEGELKEKERELHEQFEQLKRIHQEEKRKVEEKRRELEEEMNAFNRRKVAAETLSLSQPLKKDKDKKN; encoded by the exons aatgaagaaaagagaaacctcAGCCTCGGCGGTCATGTTGGCTTTGACAGTCTGCCCGATCAGCTGGTCAGTAAATCAGTGACTCAGGGTTTCTGCTTCAACATCCTCTGTGTGG GTGAGACGGGCATCGGTAAGTCCACATTAATGAACACCCTTTTCAACACCATGTTTGAAGACGAGGAGGCCAGCCATTACCAAAACGGTGTTTACCTGCGGCCCCGAACATACGACTTGCAAGAGAGCAACGTCCACCTGAAACTGACCATCGTCGACACGGTGGGCTTCGGGGACCAGATCAACAAAGACGAAAG CTATAAACCCATTGTGGACTATATCGACACACAGTTTGAAAACTACCTGCAGGAAGAGCTGAAAATAAAGCGTTGTCTATTCAATTACCACGACACCAGAATCCACATCTGCCTCTACTTCATCGCTCCTACGGGACACTCGCTCAAGTCCTTGGACTTAGTCACCATGAAGAAGCTGGACAGCAAG GTGAACATCATCCCTATTATTGCTAAAGCTGACACGATTTCCAAGAGCGAGCTGCACAAGTTCAAGATCAAGATCATGAGCGAGCTGGTGAGCAACGGAGTTCAGATCTACCAGTTTCCCACAGACGACGGAGCAGTGACCGAAATCAACTCCTCTATGAAC GCCCATCTTCCCTTTGCTGTGGTGGGCAGCGTGGAGGAGGTGAAGGTGGGGAACAAGGCGGTGAGGGCCAGGCAGTATCCCTGGGGGGTCGTTCAAG TGGAGAACGAGAGTCACTGTGATTTCGTTAAACTGCGGGAGATGTTGATCCGAGTGAACATGGAGGATCTGCGAGAACAGACTCACGCCAGACACTACGAGCTCTACAGACGCTGCAAACTAGAGGAGATGGGCTTCAAAGACACCGACCCAGACTGCCAGCCTTTCAG TCTACAGGAGACGTATGAAGCCAAAAGGAAGGAGTTTCTTGGAGACCTGCAGAAGAAGGAAGAGGAGATGCGGCAGATGTTTGTGAACAAAGTGAAGGAGACGGAGGGCGAGCTgaaggagaaggagagagag TTACACGAGCAGTTCGAGCAGCTGAAGCGCATACACcaggaggagaagaggaaggtGGAGGAGAAGAGACGGGAGCTGGAGGAGGAGATGAATGCCTTCAACCGCAGGAAGGTGGCCGCCGAGACCCTCTCGCTCTCACAGCCCCTCAAGAAGGACAAAGACAAGAAGAA ttaa
- the LOC127985567 gene encoding cyclin-I, translated as MCDPLSHLKTWVRAGSTNRDVTDVGGDNTFSSETFALGVCVVNSLLAAVKTRLKYLKCMAIPSLILAAKINEEDEVIASVKDLLEQSRCKFSTAEILRMKRVMMNKLHWDLYIATPMDFNHIVSNQKSYNPFNVSVANISNIWSLTGMWISAAAWRSPA; from the exons ATGTGCGACCCactatcacatttaaaaacgtGGGTGAGGGCGGGATCTACCAATCGTGATGTCACAGATGTGGGCGGGGACAACACC TTTTCTTCAGAGACGTTTGCTTTGGGAGTCTGTGTTGTTAACAGCCTGCTTGCAGCAGTCAAA ACTCGACTGAAATATCTCAAATGCATGGCCATCCCCTCTCTGATCCTTGCTGCAAAGATCAACGAGGAAGATGAG GTGATCGCATCGGTTAAAGACTTGCTGGAGCAAAGCAGATGCAAGTTCTCAACAGCTGAGATTCTTCGCATGAAGCGAGTCATGATGAACAAGCTGCACTGGGACCTTTACATCGCCACACCAATGGACTTCAATCACATTGTGAGTAATCAGAAATCATACAACCCTTTTAATGTGTCTGTTGCAAACATTAGCAACATTTGGTCCTTGACGGGAATGTGGATATCTGCAGCGGCATGGCGATCACCCGCATGA
- the LOC127986210 gene encoding septin-8-A-like isoform X2, which produces MAATDVDIFSNEEKRNLSLGGHVGFDSLPDQLVSKSVTQGFCFNILCVGETGIGKSTLMNTLFNTMFEDEEASHYQNGVYLRPRTYDLQESNVHLKLTIVDTVGFGDQINKDESYKPIVDYIDTQFENYLQEELKIKRCLFNYHDTRIHICLYFIAPTGHSLKSLDLVTMKKLDSKVNIIPIIAKADTISKSELHKFKIKIMSELVSNGVQIYQFPTDDGAVTEINSSMNAHLPFAVVGSVEEVKVGNKAVRARQYPWGVVQVENESHCDFVKLREMLIRVNMEDLREQTHARHYELYRRCKLEEMGFKDTDPDCQPFSLQETYEAKRKEFLGDLQKKEEEMRQMFVNKVKETEGELKEKERELHEQFEQLKRIHQEEKRKVEEKRRELEEEMNAFNRRKVAAETLSLSQPLKKDKDKKKSVTTENQSGVSFSSSKVMMAKANMEPLNCQSWWQAVQCCSCVVHSDAWRKGLF; this is translated from the exons aatgaagaaaagagaaacctcAGCCTCGGCGGTCATGTTGGCTTTGACAGTCTGCCCGATCAGCTGGTCAGTAAATCAGTGACTCAGGGTTTCTGCTTCAACATCCTCTGTGTGG GTGAGACGGGCATCGGTAAGTCCACATTAATGAACACCCTTTTCAACACCATGTTTGAAGACGAGGAGGCCAGCCATTACCAAAACGGTGTTTACCTGCGGCCCCGAACATACGACTTGCAAGAGAGCAACGTCCACCTGAAACTGACCATCGTCGACACGGTGGGCTTCGGGGACCAGATCAACAAAGACGAAAG CTATAAACCCATTGTGGACTATATCGACACACAGTTTGAAAACTACCTGCAGGAAGAGCTGAAAATAAAGCGTTGTCTATTCAATTACCACGACACCAGAATCCACATCTGCCTCTACTTCATCGCTCCTACGGGACACTCGCTCAAGTCCTTGGACTTAGTCACCATGAAGAAGCTGGACAGCAAG GTGAACATCATCCCTATTATTGCTAAAGCTGACACGATTTCCAAGAGCGAGCTGCACAAGTTCAAGATCAAGATCATGAGCGAGCTGGTGAGCAACGGAGTTCAGATCTACCAGTTTCCCACAGACGACGGAGCAGTGACCGAAATCAACTCCTCTATGAAC GCCCATCTTCCCTTTGCTGTGGTGGGCAGCGTGGAGGAGGTGAAGGTGGGGAACAAGGCGGTGAGGGCCAGGCAGTATCCCTGGGGGGTCGTTCAAG TGGAGAACGAGAGTCACTGTGATTTCGTTAAACTGCGGGAGATGTTGATCCGAGTGAACATGGAGGATCTGCGAGAACAGACTCACGCCAGACACTACGAGCTCTACAGACGCTGCAAACTAGAGGAGATGGGCTTCAAAGACACCGACCCAGACTGCCAGCCTTTCAG TCTACAGGAGACGTATGAAGCCAAAAGGAAGGAGTTTCTTGGAGACCTGCAGAAGAAGGAAGAGGAGATGCGGCAGATGTTTGTGAACAAAGTGAAGGAGACGGAGGGCGAGCTgaaggagaaggagagagag TTACACGAGCAGTTCGAGCAGCTGAAGCGCATACACcaggaggagaagaggaaggtGGAGGAGAAGAGACGGGAGCTGGAGGAGGAGATGAATGCCTTCAACCGCAGGAAGGTGGCCGCCGAGACCCTCTCGCTCTCACAGCCCCTCAAGAAGGACAAAGACAAGAAGAA GTCGGTAACAACAGAGAACCAATCAGGCGTCAGCTTCTCCAGCTCCAAAGTGATGATGGCCAAAGCCAATATGGAGCCCTTGAACTGCCAGAGCTGGTGGCAGGCCGTGCAGTGCTGCAGCTGTGTGGTCCACAGCGACGCCTGGAGGAAGGGTCTCTTCTGA